The Streptomyces sp. NBC_01707 genome includes the window GCAACCGAACGCCTCGTTGGCGTCCTGATCAACATGCTCCCGCTGCGCGGACGACCACACCCGGATCTGACCTTCGAGGACTACGCCCGGCAGATCCGCGACGTCGCGCTCGACGCCTACGACCACGCCGAAGTCCCCTTCGACCGGATTGTGGAGGAGATCGCCCCCGAGCGCGACCCCGCCCGCACCCCTCTCTTCCAGATCCTCGTCAACTTCCGCAGCGGCCGCCGCCGCGCCCCCCGACTGCCGGGCCTGACGGTGACCGAACTGCCGATGCCGTTCGAGGGGGCCAAGTACGACCTCTGCGTCAGCTTCGAGCACGTCTCCGACGGCCTGTGGTGTGGCGTTAACTGGGACACCGACCTCTACGACGCCACCACCGTCGACCGTGTTACCGGCTGGTTGGAGCGGCTCCTGCGGCATGTCGCTGTGGAATCCGGAACCCGCCTCGACGACATCCCGCTGTTGTCCGACGCCGAACACGACGGGGTGCGCGCCTTGTCGTTGCGTTCGCCTGTCGACATCCCAACCGCGGGGCTGCACGACCTCGTCGCCCGCCGCGCCGCCGCCGCCCCCGACGCGGTTGCCCTGGTCGCCGACGACGGCACCACGACGACGTACGCCCAGCTGGACACTGCCGCCAACGCTGTTGCCCACGGCCTCGCCGATCACGGCGTCGGCCCCGACACACCCGTGGGCCTCCTCCTAGACCGGTCGGTGGAGATGGTTGTCGGTCTGCTGGGCATACTCAAGGCGGGCGGTGCCTATCTGCCTATCGAGACCGCCACGCCGGCTGCCCGCGTCGCCACTCTCCTCACCGACGCCGGTGCCTCCGTCTGCCTCACCGCACCCGAGCAAGTTGGCACCGTTACAAGTGCGGGAGCCGTCGCACTGACCGTCGATCCGCACGCCTCTGCCAGCCCACTACCCGTCACCACCCACCCCGATGACCTGTGCGCCGTCTACTACACCTCCGGATCCACCGGCCGCCCCAAGGGCGTGGCCTGCACCCATCGCGGCTGGGTCAACCGGATGACGTGGATGCAGCGTCGCCACGTGCTTCGCCCGGGTGAGACCGTCCTGCACAAGACGACGCTGCCGTTCGACGACGCCGCCGTGGAAATTCTCTGGCCGCTTATCGAAGGCGGCACTGTCGCCCTGCTGCCGCCCGGACTGCACCGCGACCCCCGGGCTCTTGTCGACGCTGCGGTGCGCCACCGCGCAGTGCACGTTCAGTTCGTGCCGAGCGTCCTCGAACTGTTCCTTGACGAGCTGACCGCGGAGGACATCGGCGCCCTGCGCCGCCGACTGCGCAGCGTCCTCTCCAGCGGCGAGGCCCTGCGCCCCGCACTGGTACGCCGCTTCCGCGACGCGTTCGGCGACGCCATCAGTCTCGACAACACCTGGGGAGCCACCGAGGTGTCCATCGACTCCACCTTCCACGTCTGCGAAGCGACTGACACCGAAGGCACCGGCGCGGTCCGGCTCGGACGCCCCATGGACAACAACGAGGTGCTCGTCCTGGACCACCGGCTCCGCCCGCTCCCGCCCGGCGTTCCCGGCGAACTGTGCATTGCCGGGATCGGACTGGCCCGAGGCTACCTTGGCGACCCGGCTAAGACCGCCGGCGTCTTCGTCCCGCACCCTTACCGCCCCGGCAAACGCGTGTACCGCACCGGAGACAGGGGGCGGATGAACTCCGACGGCACCTTCTCCTACCTGGAACGGATGGACCGCCAGGTCAAAGTGCGGGGCGTACGCGTGGAACTTGGCGAAGTCGAGGCCGCGCTGCGCGACCACCCCGCCGTCACGGACGCCGCGGTAATCGCCCGCCGTGCCCTCGCCGGTGACCTGCGGCTCGCCGCGTACATCGCCGTCGACTCCGGCACGACGGCCGCCCAGGTCCGCGAGAACCTCATGGCCCGGCTGCCCGGCTACGCGGTGCCCAGCACCATCACCGTGCTGCCGGAACTGCCCCGCTCCGCCAGCGGCAAACTCAGCCCGGCAGCGCTGCCCGATCCCGATCCCGCCGACCAGCCGCAAACCGACCACCTTGCCCCCCGCGATGAGACCGAACGCATCATCGCGGAGATCTGGTCGGAGGTGCTCGGCATGCCCCGGCTCGGCGTACTCGACGACTTCTTCGGCCTCGGCGGTCACTCCCTGCTGGCCACGCGCGCCGTCAACCGCATGCGGCAGGCGTTCGCCACCCACCTGCCGCTCAGCGTGATCTTCGAGTGCCCCACCATCGCCGCCGCGGCGGAGCGCATCCACGACTTGGTCCTCGCCGAGATCGAGGCCATGTCCGACGACGAGGTACAGCGCTTGCTCGCCGACCCCGCCGATTCCCCCGTCCCTGCGGACAGTGAACGAGGTACGACACGATGAGCACGCCCCTGTTGCACGAGGCGTTCCTGGCCCACGCCGCACGCACGCCCGACGCCCCGGCTCTCCTGTGGCGCGGCGACACCATTACCTACGGCACCTTGGAGCGCCGCTCGGCCGACCTCGCCCGCCGGATCGCCGCCGCAGACCTGGGACCGGACGGCTTGGTCGGCGTCTGCGTCAGTCGCGGACCAGCTCTGGCCATGGCCCTGCTAGCTGTGATGCGGGCGGGTGCCGCCTGGGTCCCGCTGGATCCGGCCTATCCCCAGGATCGGCTTGAGTACATGCTCCACGACTCCGGCGTCCGCCTGGTCGTCGCCGACGACGTCTCGGCTGCCCGACTCCCCGATGGCGTTCGTCTGCTGGACCCTGACGGGCCGGCCCCGGTCGGCACCCCGCCCGCGGACACCCTGCCAGCCCGTACGCCCGGCGACCTCGCCTACGTCATCTACACCTCGGGCTCCACCGGCCGTCCCAAGGGCGTCCTCGTGGAACATGGGACCGTCGCGGCCACCGTCGCCGGCATGCGCACCGAGTGGGGCGTCACCGCCACCGACCGGGTCCTGCAGTTCGCCCCGTCCAGCTTCGACGCTTCCGTCTGCGAGCACGGCATCGCCCTCACCGCTGGCGCCGCCCTGGTCCTAGCCGATGCTGACAGCATCGTCCCCGGACCAGGCCTGGTCGACCTGCTGGCCCGTAGTGGCGCCACCGTCGCAGTTCTCCCCCCATCGGTCGTCGCTGCCCTGCCCGACACGCCGCTCCCCGCCCTGCGCACCCTTGTGTGTGCGGGTGAGGCCCTGCCCGCAGAGGTCGCCGCCCGCTGGGGCCGCGGCCGACGCATGATCAACGCCTACGGCCCCACGGAGACTTCGATCTGCGTCACCACTGGCGACGTCACCGGCCCCGGCGCCCCCGACATCGGCCATGAGCTGCCCGGCGTTTACGTTGACCTTCTCGGCCCTGCCGGGCAGCCCGTGCCGTCTGGCGAGGTTGGCGAGATGATCGTCTCCGGCGCGGGTGTCACCCGCGGCTACCTCGGCCGACCGGCTCTGACCGCCGAACGGTTCGTGCCCGTCGCGGGAGGCCGCCGCGGCTATCGCACCGGCGACCTGGCCCGCCTCCTGCCTGACGGCCGCATCGCCTACGTCGGCCGCGTCGACCACCAGGTCAAGGTTCGCGGCTTCCGCGTCGAACCCGGTGAGATCGCCGAGGTCCTGCGCGCCCACTCGGCCGTCGCCGACGCCGTCGTCGTCCCCCGCGACGGGATCCTCGTCGGCTACGTAGCCGCCCCCGACACGTCCGCCGATCCGCTGGAACTGCGAGCCTGGTGCGCCCGAACCCTGCCCGCACACATGATCCCCAGCGCCGTCGTAGTCTTGCCCGCCCTGCCCCTTACTCCGAGCGGCAAGGTGGACCGCGAGGCCCTGCCCCCGCCCGGCCGTGCCAGCGCTGGGCTCGCCGGAGACCGCGAGGCGCCCGCCACCGCAGCCGAGCAAACCGTCGCCACTCGCATGTCCGAACTGCTCGGCGGTACGGACGTCGGAGCCACAGACGACTTCTTTCAGCTCGGCGGTCACTCCCTTCTGGTGGGCCGCCTCGCCGCCCGGCTCCGCGACGACCTGGGCGTCTACATTTCCCTCGACGACCTCTTCCACGACGCGACTCCGCGCGCCGTTGCGGCCCTCGCCGAAGCGAACAGCACCCCCAACCCTGCCCGGAGCACCGCGCCCGCCCCGCCTCCACTCCGGCCCGCCGACCGCACCCGCCCGCTGCCGCTGTCGTACCCGCAGGAACGCATCTGGTTCCTCGAACAGATCTCACCCCTCAATCCCGCCTACCGCGTCCAGGCCGCGCTCCACCTCACGGGCGCACTGGACCTTGCTGCACTGCGCGCCGCGCTCACCGAACTCGTGCGCCGCCACGAGATTTTCCGCACCGCCTTTCGGGAGGTCGACGGAGCCCCAGCCCAGTGCCCCGTCGATATGACTGACATCGACGTGGACGTGCCCCTGGTGGATCTCTCCGAGCTGTCCGAGAGCGCGCGTGAGGACGCCTGGCGGGACCTAGTCGCCCACGAGAAGGACCGCCCCTTCCACCTCGACCAGCCGCCGCTCGTACGCTGGGTTATTGCCCGCACCGCCCCCAACGCTCACCGCCTGCTGCACCTCGAACACCATCTCGTCCACGATGGCTGGTCGTTCGCCGTGTTCATCGATGAGCTGACGCGCCTCTACGCTGTGTTCGCCGAGGGCGCTCCCGCGCTGCCAGAGCCCGACCTCCAGTTCGCCGACCTCGCCGCCTGGCAGCGCGGCTGGCTCACCGGCCCGGTCCTTGACCGCTATCTCGACCACTGGCGTGCTGCCCTCGCCGGTGCTCCCGCCGCCCTGGAACTGCCCACCGACCGGCCCCGCCCGCCGGAGTTCACCTTCCGCGGTGATGTTGTGCGATTTGAGTTCGCCCCCGACGAGTACGCCCTGCTGCGTTCCCGGGCTCGGGAGGCCGGCGTCACCCTTTACTCCCTGATGCTCACCGCGTTCGCTGCGCTGATGTCCCGCTACAGCGACCAGGACGACTTCGTGCTCGGTGTCGGCGTCGCCAACCGCAGACTCACCGAGGCCGAGCCGCTGATCGGCATGATGGTCAACACCGTGCCGCTGCGGGTTCGCCTCGACGGCGACCCCACCTTCCGTGCCCTCCTCACCAGGGTGCACGCCACCGCCGTCGAGGGCTACGTCTGGCAGGACATACCGCTGCAGAGCCTGGTCAAGGACCTTGTACCCGTTCGGGACCTCTCCCGCAATCCGATCTTCTCCGCCCTGTTCAGCTTCCACGACTCTGCCGTACCCGACCTCGACTTCGCCGGACTTCGCGGTCACGTGTCCGTGGAGCACAACGGCTCCGCCAAGGCCGACCTGAACGTCGTCGTCATTCCGCGAGCAGAACAGCGCGCGAGTCTCGGCCCTAGTGGTGAGGACGACTCGATCACCGTCCTGTGGGAGTACGCGACCGACCTGTTCGACACCGCCACCATGCGCCGGATGGCACAGGCCTACCAGGATCTGTTGCGAGCAGTCCTCGACGACCCGGACAGGCCTGTATCCCGGCTGCCCCTGAGTTCGGCCGCCCCGGACGCCTCAGCCGCCCCCGCCATCGGCCCCGGTGTGCTCGAACAGGTGGAGCACCACCTTGCCCAGCGCCCCTGCGACCCGGCACTGACGATCGGCGCGCACACGCTCACTTATGGCGACCTCGGTGTCCGTGCGGACACTCTCGTCCACCGGCTCACCAAAGCGGGCGCGGGGCCCGGACGGACCGTCGCGATACGCCTGCCCGCGGGAGCCGACCTTGTTGTCTCCCTACTCGCAGCGGCGCGAACAGGCGCAGTGTGCACGGTCCTCGACGCTGACGAGGAGCCAGACGCTGCGGCGGTGCTGGTAACGGCTGCCCTTCACGGTGACCTGGTCCGGGTGACACCGGCCCTTGAAGCAGATGGGAAGGAACCGGACAGCTCAAGCCCCCGGCCACGGTCTGAGCCCTCGTCCGAGGCCGACACGCTAGCCGT containing:
- a CDS encoding amino acid adenylation domain-containing protein, giving the protein MSTPLLHEAFLAHAARTPDAPALLWRGDTITYGTLERRSADLARRIAAADLGPDGLVGVCVSRGPALAMALLAVMRAGAAWVPLDPAYPQDRLEYMLHDSGVRLVVADDVSAARLPDGVRLLDPDGPAPVGTPPADTLPARTPGDLAYVIYTSGSTGRPKGVLVEHGTVAATVAGMRTEWGVTATDRVLQFAPSSFDASVCEHGIALTAGAALVLADADSIVPGPGLVDLLARSGATVAVLPPSVVAALPDTPLPALRTLVCAGEALPAEVAARWGRGRRMINAYGPTETSICVTTGDVTGPGAPDIGHELPGVYVDLLGPAGQPVPSGEVGEMIVSGAGVTRGYLGRPALTAERFVPVAGGRRGYRTGDLARLLPDGRIAYVGRVDHQVKVRGFRVEPGEIAEVLRAHSAVADAVVVPRDGILVGYVAAPDTSADPLELRAWCARTLPAHMIPSAVVVLPALPLTPSGKVDREALPPPGRASAGLAGDREAPATAAEQTVATRMSELLGGTDVGATDDFFQLGGHSLLVGRLAARLRDDLGVYISLDDLFHDATPRAVAALAEANSTPNPARSTAPAPPPLRPADRTRPLPLSYPQERIWFLEQISPLNPAYRVQAALHLTGALDLAALRAALTELVRRHEIFRTAFREVDGAPAQCPVDMTDIDVDVPLVDLSELSESAREDAWRDLVAHEKDRPFHLDQPPLVRWVIARTAPNAHRLLHLEHHLVHDGWSFAVFIDELTRLYAVFAEGAPALPEPDLQFADLAAWQRGWLTGPVLDRYLDHWRAALAGAPAALELPTDRPRPPEFTFRGDVVRFEFAPDEYALLRSRAREAGVTLYSLMLTAFAALMSRYSDQDDFVLGVGVANRRLTEAEPLIGMMVNTVPLRVRLDGDPTFRALLTRVHATAVEGYVWQDIPLQSLVKDLVPVRDLSRNPIFSALFSFHDSAVPDLDFAGLRGHVSVEHNGSAKADLNVVVIPRAEQRASLGPSGEDDSITVLWEYATDLFDTATMRRMAQAYQDLLRAVLDDPDRPVSRLPLSSAAPDASAAPAIGPGVLEQVEHHLAQRPCDPALTIGAHTLTYGDLGVRADTLVHRLTKAGAGPGRTVAIRLPAGADLVVSLLAAARTGAVCTVLDADEEPDAAAVLVTAALHGDLVRVTPALEADGKEPDSSSPRPRSEPSSEADTLAVADGAEVTLGALRSALAALDALRHGPGQVLQAAAVTSSLFLVELWTTLARGGTLVVPETPVDSATGLAALLRARVAPFTALILPDTVATSLLAHHDGAVAEGTEALLVHGSNTDPSALSAAAGVCRLATGWGTSALPLAFTRDYPPKAARDALVVPVGTPAPGVTALVLDTHGTPVPLGVPGELHLAHSESGPPRPTGQRARRTAAGEFDVLGPVGAWPMVSGFRVVPQETRARLTAHRAIAEAAVLTADGELRAYLVPRTGDRVPDDGDLVEFLAGWLPDYQIPKRFIPVRALPPNPARVSR
- a CDS encoding amino acid adenylation domain-containing protein; translation: MTAAVGPTGVQVPLSRDQERTWFVDQLSSHPSDYLIPLRLHLVGPLDRRALRRALTALANRHEVLRTAVVPHGETPTGLVLPPESVTLRETDAADPAERDRLLAAEATAPLDLAAGPPLRALLVCHGPEEHTLALTVHHVAADDWSCALLYEELAADYAAFTSGAASPVPPLAEPYRTVAARLDERAAAEADDGGLEHWRDILADHIPFELPGDQPRPTVRAGRGAGRTAFVLEPAVADRLTALGRSLGATPAMLLTTAVQTVLHRYTGRDDITTGTTYARRDDPATERLVGVLINMLPLRGRPHPDLTFEDYARQIRDVALDAYDHAEVPFDRIVEEIAPERDPARTPLFQILVNFRSGRRRAPRLPGLTVTELPMPFEGAKYDLCVSFEHVSDGLWCGVNWDTDLYDATTVDRVTGWLERLLRHVAVESGTRLDDIPLLSDAEHDGVRALSLRSPVDIPTAGLHDLVARRAAAAPDAVALVADDGTTTTYAQLDTAANAVAHGLADHGVGPDTPVGLLLDRSVEMVVGLLGILKAGGAYLPIETATPAARVATLLTDAGASVCLTAPEQVGTVTSAGAVALTVDPHASASPLPVTTHPDDLCAVYYTSGSTGRPKGVACTHRGWVNRMTWMQRRHVLRPGETVLHKTTLPFDDAAVEILWPLIEGGTVALLPPGLHRDPRALVDAAVRHRAVHVQFVPSVLELFLDELTAEDIGALRRRLRSVLSSGEALRPALVRRFRDAFGDAISLDNTWGATEVSIDSTFHVCEATDTEGTGAVRLGRPMDNNEVLVLDHRLRPLPPGVPGELCIAGIGLARGYLGDPAKTAGVFVPHPYRPGKRVYRTGDRGRMNSDGTFSYLERMDRQVKVRGVRVELGEVEAALRDHPAVTDAAVIARRALAGDLRLAAYIAVDSGTTAAQVRENLMARLPGYAVPSTITVLPELPRSASGKLSPAALPDPDPADQPQTDHLAPRDETERIIAEIWSEVLGMPRLGVLDDFFGLGGHSLLATRAVNRMRQAFATHLPLSVIFECPTIAAAAERIHDLVLAEIEAMSDDEVQRLLADPADSPVPADSERGTTR